A genomic stretch from Sinorhizobium terangae includes:
- the betA gene encoding choline dehydrogenase, with protein sequence MQADFVIIGSGSAGSALAYRLSEDGKHSVIVLEFGGSDVGPFIQMPAALAWPMSMNRYNWGYLSEPEPNLNNRRITAPRGKVIGGSSSINGMVYVRGHAEDFNRWEELGAQGWAYADVLPYFKRMEHSHGGEDGWRGTQGPLHIQRGSVRNPLFHAFIQAGQQAGFELTDDYNGSKQEGFGLMEQTTWQGRRWSAASAYLKPALKRPNVELIRCLAHKVVVENGRATGVEIERNGRTEVVKANREVIVSASSFNSPKLLMLSGIGPAAHLKEMGIEVKADRPGVGQNLQDHMEFYFQQVSTKPVSLYSWLPWFWQGVAGAQWLLFKRGLGVSNQFEACAFLRSAPGIKQPDIQYHFLPVAISYDGKAAANTHGFQVHVGYNLSKSRGSVTLRSSDPKSDPVIRFNYMSHPEDWEKFRHCVRLTREIFGQKAFDQYRGPEIQPGDKVQTDDEIDSFLREHLESAYHPCGTCKMGAKDDPMAVVDPETRVIGVDGLRVADSSIFPHVTYGNLNGPSIMTGEKAADHILGRQPLARSNQEPWINPRWALSDR encoded by the coding sequence ATGCAGGCAGATTTTGTCATCATCGGTTCCGGTTCGGCGGGCTCGGCGCTCGCCTATCGCCTGTCGGAGGACGGCAAGCATTCCGTCATCGTGCTGGAGTTCGGCGGCTCGGACGTCGGCCCGTTCATCCAGATGCCGGCAGCACTCGCCTGGCCGATGAGCATGAACCGCTACAATTGGGGCTACCTTTCGGAACCCGAGCCGAACCTCAACAACCGGCGCATCACCGCGCCGCGCGGCAAGGTGATCGGCGGTTCCTCCTCGATCAACGGCATGGTCTATGTGCGCGGCCACGCGGAGGACTTCAATCGCTGGGAAGAGTTGGGCGCCCAGGGCTGGGCCTATGCGGACGTGCTGCCCTATTTCAAGCGGATGGAACATTCGCACGGCGGCGAAGACGGCTGGCGCGGCACGCAGGGGCCGCTGCACATCCAGCGCGGCAGCGTCAGGAACCCGCTCTTTCATGCCTTCATCCAGGCAGGACAGCAGGCGGGGTTCGAACTCACCGACGACTATAACGGCTCCAAGCAGGAAGGCTTCGGCCTGATGGAGCAGACGACCTGGCAAGGCCGGCGCTGGTCGGCAGCCTCCGCCTATCTCAAGCCGGCGCTGAAGCGTCCGAATGTCGAACTGATCCGCTGCCTCGCCCACAAGGTCGTCGTCGAGAACGGCCGCGCGACCGGTGTGGAGATCGAGCGCAATGGCCGGACCGAGGTGGTGAAGGCCAATCGCGAGGTGATCGTGTCGGCCTCGTCCTTCAACTCGCCGAAGCTGTTGATGCTCTCCGGCATCGGTCCGGCGGCGCATCTGAAGGAGATGGGGATCGAGGTGAAGGCCGACCGGCCGGGCGTCGGCCAGAACCTCCAGGATCACATGGAGTTCTACTTCCAGCAGGTAAGCACCAAGCCGGTCTCGCTTTACTCCTGGCTGCCGTGGTTCTGGCAAGGCGTCGCCGGCGCGCAATGGCTGCTCTTCAAGAGAGGCCTCGGTGTTTCCAACCAGTTCGAGGCCTGCGCCTTCCTGCGGTCGGCGCCGGGCATCAAACAGCCTGACATCCAGTACCATTTCCTGCCGGTGGCGATCAGCTACGACGGCAAGGCCGCGGCCAACACGCACGGCTTCCAGGTGCATGTCGGCTACAACCTGTCGAAGTCGCGCGGCAGCGTCACCCTTCGCTCGTCCGACCCGAAGTCCGATCCGGTGATCCGCTTCAATTATATGAGCCACCCGGAGGATTGGGAGAAATTCCGCCACTGCGTGCGGCTGACGCGCGAGATCTTCGGCCAGAAGGCCTTCGACCAGTATCGCGGACCGGAAATCCAGCCGGGCGACAAGGTCCAGACGGACGACGAGATCGATTCCTTCCTGCGCGAACATCTCGAAAGCGCCTATCACCCCTGTGGCACCTGCAAGATGGGCGCCAAGGACGACCCGATGGCGGTAGTCGATCCGGAAACACGGGTGATCGGCGTCGATGGCTTGCGCGTCGCCGACTCCTCGATCTTCCCGCATGTCACCTACGGCAACCTCAACGGGCCCTCGATCATGACAGGCGAGAAGGCGGCCGACCACATCCTCGGCAGGCAGCCCCTCGCCCGCTCCAACCAGGAGCCCTGGATCAATCCACGCTGGGCGTTAAGCGACCGGTAA
- the betB gene encoding betaine-aldehyde dehydrogenase, producing MRAQPKASHFIDGDYVEDTAGTVIESIYPATGEVIARLHAATPAIVEKAIAAAKRAQPEWAAMSPTARGRILKRAAEIMRERNRELSELETLDTGKPIQETIVADPTSGADSFEFFGGVAPAALNGDYIPLGGDFAYTKRVPLGVCVGIGAWNYPQQIACWKGAPALAAGNAMVFKPSENTPLGALKIAEILVEAGLPKGLYNVIQGDRSTGPLLVNHPDVAKVSLTGSVPTGKKVAGAAAAELKHVTMELGGKSPLIVFDDADLESAIGGAMLGNFYSTGQVCSNGTRVFVQRKVKETFLARLKARTEAIVIGDPMDEATQLGPMVSKAQRDKVFSYIEKGKAEGARLVTGGGIPNAVSADGTYIQPTVFADVTDEMTIAREEIFGPVMCVLDFDDEAEVVARANATEFGLSAGVFTADITRAHRVVDQLEAGTLWINTYNLCPVEIPFGGSKQSGFGRENSVAALNHYTELKTVYVGMGKVEAPY from the coding sequence ATGAGAGCCCAACCGAAAGCGTCGCACTTCATCGACGGTGACTATGTCGAGGACACCGCCGGCACGGTGATCGAGAGCATCTATCCGGCGACCGGCGAGGTGATCGCCCGGCTTCATGCGGCGACGCCTGCGATCGTCGAAAAGGCGATCGCCGCAGCGAAACGGGCGCAGCCGGAATGGGCTGCGATGAGCCCGACGGCACGCGGCCGCATCCTCAAGCGCGCCGCCGAGATCATGCGCGAGCGCAACCGCGAGCTCTCCGAACTGGAAACACTCGACACCGGCAAGCCGATCCAGGAGACGATCGTCGCCGACCCGACCTCGGGCGCCGACAGCTTCGAGTTCTTCGGCGGCGTCGCGCCCGCCGCGCTCAATGGCGACTATATCCCGCTCGGCGGCGACTTCGCCTACACCAAGCGGGTGCCGCTCGGCGTCTGCGTCGGCATCGGCGCCTGGAACTATCCACAGCAGATCGCCTGCTGGAAGGGCGCGCCGGCACTCGCCGCCGGCAATGCCATGGTCTTCAAGCCGTCGGAAAACACGCCGCTTGGGGCGCTGAAGATCGCCGAGATCCTGGTCGAAGCCGGCCTGCCAAAGGGGCTCTACAACGTCATCCAGGGCGATCGGTCGACCGGCCCCCTGCTCGTCAATCACCCCGACGTCGCCAAGGTGTCGCTGACCGGCTCGGTGCCGACGGGCAAAAAAGTCGCAGGGGCCGCCGCGGCGGAGCTCAAGCACGTCACCATGGAGCTCGGCGGCAAGTCGCCGCTGATCGTCTTCGACGATGCCGATCTCGAAAGCGCGATCGGCGGTGCCATGCTCGGCAACTTCTACTCGACCGGCCAGGTCTGCTCGAACGGCACCCGCGTCTTCGTGCAGCGGAAGGTCAAGGAAACGTTCCTGGCGCGGCTTAAGGCGCGCACCGAGGCGATCGTCATCGGCGACCCGATGGACGAGGCGACACAGCTTGGGCCCATGGTTTCGAAGGCACAGCGCGACAAGGTCTTCTCCTATATCGAGAAGGGCAAGGCGGAGGGCGCGCGGCTGGTGACCGGCGGCGGCATTCCGAACGCCGTCAGCGCTGACGGAACCTATATCCAGCCCACCGTCTTCGCCGACGTCACCGACGAGATGACGATCGCGCGGGAGGAGATCTTCGGGCCGGTGATGTGCGTGCTCGACTTCGACGATGAGGCGGAGGTCGTCGCCCGCGCCAACGCCACCGAATTCGGCCTTTCCGCCGGTGTCTTCACCGCCGACATCACCCGCGCGCATCGGGTGGTCGACCAGCTCGAGGCGGGTACGCTCTGGATCAACACCTACAACCTCTGCCCGGTCGAGATCCCGTTCGGCGGCTCGAAACAATCGGGCTTCGGGCGGGAGAATTCGGTCGCGGCGCTCAACCACTACACCGAGCTCAAGACCGTCTATGTCGGCATGGGGAAGGTCGAGGCGCCGTACTGA